Part of the Pieris napi chromosome 6, ilPieNapi1.2, whole genome shotgun sequence genome, CCTCGGGCTCAAAgagataaaaatgtaattaattgtaaGGTATAAGAGATAAATATAGTAATGTTTTATTCAGCAGTGTAAAGAAATAAGATCAAGGATCAAGAGCTATtaagtatatgtattttgtatttatattatatattcatgGTTTTTGTATATGGTTTAAAATTTAGCTCGTAACTTTTCTTACGTACAAAACACGGGTCGGTTTTGGGTAAGGCGTTCCGAAAAGAGACTGTGACGTTTAGGGTATTCGAGTTTGATTCCCGATGACagcataaatttaaataaagttctaCTATTCACACTGGTGCCGTTAACTTGCCTTccttttaattcattataatatccATAATTTACTGCACACTGTGCaatagttaatttatatttacaacgGATCATTCTCTTGAAACGACAATATTGGGATCGAAAAGATCGATGGAGCAAAGACGCAGATAGACAAAGTATTAAGAACACTATTGCGCACTATttcgatttcaaaaatattaagcaTGAGTTTGTAGCAATTTTTGAGGCTGAGTGGGCTGACTTGACTTTCTATTGTAATTTCCATGAGATGACTGACGATAAAAAGATGGGGATGCTTTCCCAAGCAGCTATGTTGAAAATATGGCCAAGTCGCTTAGGTTGAATGCCTTTGGCGAAATCCATGAGCCTATTAGGAGGGCCAAGATGTTTTTCGTGAGTAGGGCCTCACTACCCCTTATGCAAAGGGCTCTGAAGCAGCATCAAGTGCCATAGTCCGCGGTTCATGGCTGCGTGTATCTTTTTTGAGATAGCCGTGACTATTCATACGGATATCCGTCCGAATAGTCACTGcgctaaattaatattatctacggaattaaaaccAATCCAATCCAAATCCAATTATACAATCTGGCAGCTCTGACCATAGATGATTATCTAACTTGTGCCAAGTTTAATTAGATATCAGATGAAGAAGTTCATCATATATAGACAGTCATCTATGACCACCGATTGACGTACCTAcgcattaataaaataaataacattatggGATTACtcattaattagtaattaatatcTTTTACTCGTTTATTTGTAAGAGTTCATTCGAACCATGATGAACTGGTTGTTCCAAATATTAACAGCTGAAAGGACGCATTACACCAAGAGCTCACTAGAGTAATGTTATATATGCATACGTAGAATTTAAGATGTTGTaggtatttaaaacaataaatcagatGCGAATATTGCTCtgtcttatttatttctcGCTTCCTCTCAAGCTGTACAGTGCATGTCGTTAATGTTGCTGGTATTAGGTATAGCGACACCTACATTGTACATTCACGCTTAGTGTGTCATGACTCATGCCTGTCGCATTGATTTTGTCTCAAGCGACATAGCGTGAGCTAGGTGCTAGATAGCTTATGTCATTCTTATACAAAATAGAGAAAACTTTTTATCTTTTAGAATACCAACCATCAAACTAGAgtctatagtcgtatttttaattagacgaagtcaactgacgtttacggtgttgtcagtttttaatgaaataaaaatagtgttgtgacaaagtaaaaactcCTGAATgaatgatcggtgatggcactagtcgccgcgccgcgctttgtaataagacgtcaaaaaagtgattgtagttacatagtactagtacctaacttatatcagagcacttttatacaattttgaaatagaaagaatattcttttattgtttgaaataaaaacgaaatgaacaatgagtgtgaatagttaatcatttcaaacaataaaagaatattatttctatttcaaaattgtataaaagtgctctgatataagttaggtactagtactatgtaactacaatcagttttttgacgtcttaatacaaagcgcggcgcggcgactagtgccatcaccgatcattaattcaggggtttttactttgtcacaacactatttttatttcattaaaaactgacaacaccgtaatCGTCAGTTGATattgtctaattaaaaattcgactataattaaaaatacgactatagtgACGTGTTTACtgtcaaatattaattttacaaatttttaatctcAAGTCACAGTCAAGTAATATATATCCTGTGTAAATATTACTACAATTCACATTATCATAATAAAGTTAAAGTTTACCTTTTCGAAGTATTTAGAgacaaatattaacaatttaaggcatttatatattttgttcgtTCTTATTTATTGGCTTTAGAttgattttacataaaatagttataaagtatataatcCTTTAGTTTCTAACAAAATGATAACATTATGGAATTTATTTGAAGCAAGTCTTCTATGTTTAAATGCTGTTTGCGTTCTTCACGAAGAAAGATTTATGCAAAAAAGTTAgttctgtaattatttataattttttataaggtTCATCGATCCATACAATCTAAATTATAAGTTCTACAATTTATACTTTTCCAGTGGGCTGGGGAACCAACACACAGCAACAAGGTTTTGAAGACCAATCTACCATAAAATAtcagatattaaatttagttcGTTCTATCAGGACGGTTACAAGaagtaagtttttatttaaattgtactaAGACACAATTTTGAAAATAGTTTTGTAGTAGTAACAAATTGCATCGTTAGAAGGCTTAGCCTTAGAAATACTtagatttcaaaaaatttagcttttatttcttaattatctTATTCatattactaattataatgttaGGGAGTAgtagatatattatatggatattaaaaatttaaaataaacaattacctTGGTTCTTATACCTtaaacttttttgttattaataaccAAAAAATTACTAGAAGTTGatgtcataatttttaaacttatccTAATTTCCAAGAGCAccagtaaattttaaacattttattaaagagtACTGAATGAAAAGGTCAGTAATGTTTTGAAAGGCTATTATTCTGTTATATAGAGAAGTCTTGATGTCAATGATAATTActagtacatattatgttgatTTCATTGAAATAAGATGCTTGTGGTTATTGTGTTCTAGATTTAatctaaattttatgtttcaggaatattttaatcaataatatCTTGTTTGTTTCAGTTCCACTTATTATCCTAAATATACTAactatactttttaaattactccTAGGATAGCAAATATTACTaagaagtatattttatatggttAAACACATGAAATTGCTTCCTAAACGCAAGAATTCAATACAGTGTgatattgttttgtattatttgtaagtaaattgtaaaaacacTTGTTGCcgttttttgattaaaaatgtctttaacatcaaaaataaaaatatttgagaaaaGAAGCTGCAGTGAATGTAAATTAAGaagcataattatttttcttagattcataagtatacatgaataaatgatattttgaaatcaaacaatttgatttgaaagaaaaaatttaGAAGTACCTTAACATTAatctaatatttcattatgaTGATTATCAACAATCATTGTTGAATTttgtaaaactattataaacaTCAATacattatatgaaataaattaacaaatttctGAAATAGTAAGTTTAATACATTAAgaatccttcaagaaaaaaatatacttaaaatgcCGGGCCTCTTACCCCTgtgctataataaaatactaatgatCAAACCAGAAGTCTGTGacttaattgttatattaaaaaaaaaataatagcgcatgattatttatttttatcgatattgAAAGCCAATAAAGAGTATTGTACTATTGTATACATCAGAGCCAATTAATTGGTAACAACATGCGTAAATTAAGGCccatctttttttattttaaacacatGACAAGGATATTGGATGAGGTTAATTCATTTACCTAGATATTTTGAACTCGATGAATCCAAAATTGAAAATACATTGCTAAAAATGCATAGTTCCATTTCTTGTTCGTACTTCGTTATGTATCTGtagtaatttattaactatGTACCTATGTCTTGTCTATGGCCTGTTACCGCCATCTTTAATCTTTATTCTCTATATGtcatagaaagaaagaacGCCGGTCTCTTGATGTCAAATTTTTCACCGtgaagaatttttaattttatatatcttgGGAAAGTGGTTAATGATGGCAGCAAATAACTATTTTGGGTTTACCCACGGAGGTACCCAATATGggtaagtatataattataaaattactttgaaTTATTGATCAGAGACGCAAACACAATTTCCTAACTAATACGCAGCCTTGAGGCCGCATTCTATGTAATCAAAATGGCGTCTCCATTGTATTGATCGTAGAAAATTTGCAAGAATCGTGTCTGTGTCGTGTTTTAAAGGTGTTTCGTGTGATTTCTAGCGCAGCAACGGCTAGTGCCGCTTACGGTGGACAAACAGGGTACGCCGTGGCGCCGGCTGCGACAGCCGCGACGTACGGAACTCAGCGTGCCGCAGCAACTGGCTACGACACGGCTTATCAGGCCGCAGCCGCCACTCAGGGTAAGGATTTTTCTCTCTCGGCGCATAGGTCCAAGTAAAATGAGCTAAAGTTAAACCCGTTAGAAGAAGTAATAATTTTGCCGCAACTTCGTCTCTACAATCAGTACATTATGCAGGGTGATTATATGCAAATTTAGTCTATAATGCAGCTGAATTTCTTACTCTCCCTTGATATCAGATAGAACAAGGACTGTGTTCATGAACAGATGAACTCTTACCATAAACAACTGGGTGAAAAAATCAAGGTCATTAACCTTATGTCTCATCAATGCCTGCAATGTTATAGCAATTTTGAACTGAACATGTGAAGATGGCATGCTAAGCAAGTTTACCTCAATATAGAGAACAAATGTAAATAGCCTCACAAGGCATCTTGTTTCTTGATTATAttgtatgattttattaagtgGCACAAACAaggaaaatacaaaattaataattatacatacatataaaaagcaCAAAAGATAATAAACCAGATAAAtcagaaagaaaaatatttggtATTTTAAACTCAAAAATATACTAACCCTCACAGTACTACttagataaaaaatcaataatttacatttaaatttgtgaAATTCAAGTAAGATGTGAATTTTGTCagtatattgatattttattgtataataaacatgaataaatataacaaaacagaAAAGGTAGCATAACTAATGTATTGCTCAACAGTGTGCAAAATATTAGGATTCCATATATGTTTACCCTTTGCACTTcttaatacttataaaacTGCCTGTTTGGTaaatacctataataatagTGTTTTAGCAAGAAAGGTGTGTTGTGATTGTAGTAAGTACTATTCATGACATTCACCAGCTTTAAACATTCTTCTAATTATGACCTGTCCTCCATGTGTATTTTCtatctacatatatattttatttaaataagtatggatgaaatacaattttcataaaacatCTGTGTATCGCATTAGCAGCGGCTCACGCACACGCACACGCCGCTGCGGCCGCGGCTTCGGCGTACGACGCCAGCAAGAGCGCGTACTACCAGCAGGCGGCGGCCGCCTACCCCACGGCGGCGCCGCAGCCTCAGCCCGCTTACGACGCCACGGCCAAGCCTACGTATTCTACTCCTGCTACTTACGCACAGGTTGGTCCGGTGCTTGTCGACATTTTGAAGAGTCGGTTACgagtttttaaaagttagaTTATGTTAGGAGTCATGCTTTGTGTTATAAATTAGACATATTATGATACGACAACTTcgttgaaaaatttgttaatgagtataaaaaatttaaagtatgggaaacattcttatttgttcccaaaatttgtcaaaaatTGTTACTATGTAACTAATATAAACGATTACAAGAATGAGAGCTCAGGACGGGAGACATAGAATTAGGGTCGGGCTGGAGCCGGCCGGGACAGAGTCAGTTTACGATATAAACCCGAAGAACAACATTATAATCCAGGGCGGAGGACGCGCCGGCGGCGGCGCGAAGGCGGCTTACGGAGGCGTGTACACGGCCACCACGGCCGCCGCCACCTACCCTGCGCAGCCCTACACGGCGCCCGCTGCGCAGCAGGCCAAGCGTTAGTACTCACTCTATACACCTACACTGTCCCGCTCTACGACTGGCGACACGTTTACACGAGAGAGTTAGGTTAATCTTTACAATGTTTATGAAATCAGGACGACCCGATATATAATGTTTCGGTTTGAAATTCTTCCAAGGCGCTATCTATGGGGAACGTAGTTAGAATAGTGAATTGTAGTGGCGCACAATGAGAGTGTGTGGTTGTGTGGTGTTGTAGCGGCGACTAACAGGGGCACCTCTGCTTATGATACAGCGCTGTACAACGCGGCCACCATGTACGTCGCGCAGCAGAACAAGACGGCCGCCAACCCGTGAGTATATCTATCAGTTTTATTTAGACTTTTGAATCACTTTGCCGCTTCGAATCTCGATCGCTTTAGTGCGCCTCGATGGCATTCACAATTTATTGACCGCTCTTCGTCCGATGTAGGGGTTGGAAGAACTACAACAAAAGCGGCGTGGGAGCCGGTCAGCCCCGAAGGCCCAAGCCCCCGCCGAAGGCGCAACAGCTGCACTACTGCGACGTGTGTAGGATCTCGTGTGCCGGACCGCAGGTGAGTCGCTTTCGAAGAAAGGAGGCCGGGATCGACGAGATACGCTCGGAAAGCATCGAGCCGTTCGTTTTTCTGACCGCAGACGTACAAAGAGCACTTGGAAGGCCAGAAGCACAAGAAAAAGGAAGCGGCGGCCAAGGCCGGCGGCGGCGGCGGGAGCGGAGCCGGCGGCCGCGGCTCGGGCGGAGCGGCGCTGCGCTGCGAGCTGTGCGACGTGACGTGCACGGGAGCGGACGCGTACGCGGCGCACGTGCGAGGCATCAAGCACCAGAAGGTGGTGAAGCTGCACACCATGCTGGGCAAGCCCATTCCGTCCACCGAGCCCACCAAGCTCTCCTCGGGTGAGTTCCGTCGTCGACGCCCTCCTCGCGCCGCGAGACCGCGGAGCGCGTTCGCCGTCCCGTCTCGTCACAGTGTCACATCTGTATTTCGCGACCCGTCGCTCGGGCGATTTGATCAAAATCAAAAGTCAAATTTTCTCCCCCCGTCCCCGCCCGGTACAGATATGGACCGGACCTCTCGATTCGCCTCTCTTTCGAGTCGAGCGTTCGCCGTCGATCGAAAGAGTCGCCCGAAACGCAGAGAAAGTTTGACTTTTGAAATCGTAGCGAGCAACGCCGTCGGCGGCGCGGCCAAGATCGCGTTCGTCGCTCGCGGCGGACTCAGCTCGGTGACGGTCGGTGCCCCCGCAGACAAGGCCGAGGAGCGCGACGACGACGACGGCGAAGAGGTGCAGCCCGTGGGGCAGGACTACATCGAGGAGATCCGCGGGGACGACGGCAAGCCGCACAGCTTCAACTGCAAGCTCTGCGACTGCAAGTTCAACGACCCCAACGCCAAGGAGATGCACATGAAGGGCCGGCGCCACCGTCTGCAGTACAAGAAGAAGGTACGGTCCGCACCCCCCGCCCCTCGTTCCCTTCCCCCTTCCGTCTCGCCTATCCTGTGATTACTCAGTAAAAGGTTCGAGGCACTCGTCGAGCCTGGCGCTCCGTCGCCAAGAGATCCGGGTGCCGCATGATGACAATCTCGAATGAGGATAATGGGCTCGTCCAATTCACTATTGAACTCCGAAAACATTGCTCGTAGCGAGTTCTGATATAATATGCAGTGTTGTGACGGATGCAGGTGCAACCGGACCTGGAGGTGAAGGTGAAGCCCTCGATGCACCAGCGGAAGCTGGCCGAAGCCAAGGCCCAGCGTATGCTCGTCAGAGACGAAATGTGGGCCCGACGTCGCATGCACGAGGtacactttaaatatttcattaatatatataatataatgccaatacgataatgtcgataaaaataaaatattataaagtatataatattaaacacataatatgcACAACATCTCTACTGTGAATAAAGATGTCGAGTGTCAGAGAAGTCATTCAGTAGGCGCAACGTCTTCGATAACggggatctgtgcaacagactggttctAGCCTTTGGGATCGCAAACAACCTCGGCCTTCGCCGTCGCACATCCCATATCCCATAGGTACAAAGAAAAAGAGTTCTCGGAGTACACTTGGGTTGCACACCACTCCCCGCAAGACTTTCAGTATATAGTAGGCCAACTGTAAGTCCcgatttgtttaaaattcatTGTACTCCACCATCCCTAATGGTCCAAGATCCCAGAGCGTTCTGACATAACTTATTTTCACATGGATGAAACCTTCACGAATTAATAACGTCTAGTATACTTTAAATACCTGCCTACTTGTGGAGCTTGCCCTGTGACACCTGGGCAGGTACCAGGTGAGAAAGGTAACTAAAAATATGAGTTATCTAACTTAAATTTGTATGgctgaattttatatatattttgtagaatATTATTCTAAACTAGAATTATAAAGTGTCAGACACTTTTCATGGACCAGAGCTTTTGTCAGACGCTTTAAAGCTcgacaaaaaattaatgaactttacttattttttcatgtctgacttttaaatatattattcaagtaACTACTacaaagttatatttcatCAGTCAGACAAATTCGAGTGACCAAACATCCCCTaaacacaaaattattcaGCCGGGAGTGCGAGCGCGAGAGCACTATGCGCATGCGTTTCAGagtaaaaaattgaaatgttttgaaaatacttattaatttcaatCCAAGATTTTTGCATCCTTATTTCAGTAAGAtctcttattaaaaaaaaaaagatttaaaaaagattCGACCCAGTCAaaatgtatatctatatatttgtcaagttgaattttttttaatctcttTGAGCCATTTCGAATCTTTTCTAATCAGGGATGAGCTTCAATATTAAGttgtgaattaataaatattaaagtgaatttatttattgcatgtaTTTGGGATAGTGAATATATGAGGagccattttgttttataaggaattatctttattttattgtaaaaaagatACCAGTTAGAAaaattttaagacaaaattattttaccaaaaaatatataactatgaTTAATTAcagcaaatatttgtttatcttTTAATCATCGCAATGGGTCCCCGTAACAAGTCGGAAAATgcatatattatctatataatggTGTTCCTTTTACTCGATTAGgtacaatactttttaaatcattgaAATCGGTAAATTGGTTGCGAAGATATTACACATTTTGTACAAGCCTACCGCGGCGCGGCCGAAATGCTCATGTGACGTCACGATTTCCCTACGAACCGCGCGCTCGCTCTTCgccattcatttattaaagttcactcGATCTGCGCGGGTCGTGTTGTGGTTTTGTggtttttatgtgaaaatatgcCGCATTATGAGTACTGTATAGTACCGAAATGTACTAATACTTCAACTAGTACACctgaaaaactgttttttaatGTGCCAAGGGACCTGAAAGTGCGCAAAAAATGGTGTACTGTCATGAAGAGGGGTGACAGTACACCTTACATTACTCATGTGGTAAACAGTATCTTAGTAAAACTTGTTTACGaatgttaaagaaaaatacagggTCGTACTAGGTGTatttcaatgaataaataaatgataaaaagtgtaagtagtgaaatttctaataacCCTTCCTCAGTAGTCTGGTAAAACCCAGGGTCGTACTGAGGCTCAACTAAATGAAATGTGCCGTTCCCGGGAATATTTCCCAATGTCGGAACATTCCCGCTTTGGGGAATATgtatgtaggtaataaaacTGTAGCCAAAGTGAATTCTAtacattgaatatttttttgaataatcGAGTTATGAGAGCTCCATACACGCAATagaaaccaaaaatattttttttgaatttcttgTCTGTCTGTTGAACGCTTTTCACGCGAAACCCGCTAGACGTATTTTacgccttttttttaaaactctttgtgaatatttttacaaGAAGTTTTCCTCTTTCCATAGCGACTGTCTCCTGTATGGATGCCCCGAAAATCTGTTCAACTAAAACACCATCAGTCTTGCAGTTTGCAGTTTCGTGAATTTTTGACGCCGTTACTCTGCAGTATCTTAGTTCCCTCCATAATGGTGAATCAGCTTGTGATAATGTTGCTTCTTCTGCTTTGCTACAGTCATCTATAGTCATCCGACTTGAGCAGAAGATTATTTCATTCTCATTAGGATATTGCTTGTTCAAACAATCCAAGGTAAACGAATAAAGTATACCTATCGATTACTTTGTTTCTTATATTCATTTGCACTGACAAAACTAGACGACAACAATTCGCAAGTCGATgagattgaaataaaattaatcatttcGTCGGGCACTTTTCTTACTTACTTACCAGCAATGTGCCGTCCGTTGCCTACTAACAATACTAGGAACTAACTCCCAATAAGATTTCCGACTGGCAATGCACCCAGAAACATTGAGAAGAATATTCCCGGTAACATGTTCATATCCATAAACCTTACTGGGAATTTTCCCGGGCCTGAATACGACCCTGTATTCCTGACCTACTTATTATCCTGCTGTTTTGATTAGGTTGACAATGAGATTTGCTTACCTCTGAAGTTTCCAACCACGAATTTCAGCGCTTGTGTAGTTTAAATGATTACTAAGATAATCAAATACCATTTAGGTAGATTATCGGATTGCGCTTGCTCAAAACCGATATCTACCTTATTTCTACCActgatttgttatattataatattaaacaaatcaaaTCACTTATTAATCGATTGGGTATAAACTGGTCACGTTACGCTCCGTGTTGGACGAGTATCGCGAACAGAATAAACAGCGCGGGGCGCGCTGTGGTTCAGCGGCAAGCGTTGAGATATTGTGACGTCATTGCATTTCATTCGTTCGCGCGGTCAGTATACCTTGTTTGGTATTTTGCCCATAACTTTGTCAGTTTTGGTCGTAGAACaaaattttttacaccttaTGTTTTAGTTTCTCAAGGACAATAAAACTgcatttataacataaaaccgt contains:
- the LOC125050074 gene encoding immediate early response 3-interacting protein 1, coding for MITLWNLFEASLLCLNAVCVLHEERFMQKMGWGTNTQQQGFEDQSTIKYQILNLVRSIRTVTRIPLIILNILTILFKLLLG
- the LOC125050072 gene encoding zinc finger RNA-binding protein isoform X4 — its product is MMAANNYFGFTHGGTQYGAATASAAYGGQTGYAVAPAATAATYGTQRAAATGYDTAYQAAAATQAAAHAHAHAAAAAASAYDASKSAYYQQAAAAYPTAAPQPQPAYDATAKPTYSTPATYAQNNIIIQGGGRAGGGAKAAYGGVYTATTAAATYPAQPYTAPAAQQAKPATNRGTSAYDTALYNAATMYVAQQNKTAANPGWKNYNKSGVGAGQPRRPKPPPKAQQLHYCDVCRISCAGPQTYKEHLEGQKHKKKEAAAKAGGGGGSGAGGRGSGGAALRCELCDVTCTGADAYAAHVRGIKHQKVVKLHTMLGKPIPSTEPTKLSSASNAVGGAAKIAFVARGGLSSVTVGAPADKAEERDDDDGEEVQPVGQDYIEEIRGDDGKPHSFNCKLCDCKFNDPNAKEMHMKGRRHRLQYKKKVQPDLEVKVKPSMHQRKLAEAKAQRMLVRDEMWARRRMHEGMEDEERAYWEGGAEAWWARGPLPPHMHHHHHGMGMGMGFASMGRRPETSDDRHVVARHADIYPEEQELQQIQRVVSHTEKALKSLSDALADQALAKGSAKPSPKVEDKKDEKPEGKEDGRDNQLFSFMGEGEGGGGESGAGPAGAPSRALKGVMRVGLLAKGLLLRGDRDVRLVVLCHDRPTVTLLKRVAADLPGHLQRVKTPGDEAKYKVELLPAEGAVQVSEGAVHVLVSLTSAVMREPAEGGDAKRDDKDVLPRQKCLDALAALRHAKWFQARAASLQSCVIIIRVMRDLCRRIPNWTPLNPYAMELLVSGVMQSAGTALSPGEALRRVMEAVAGGLLLEHGPGLRDPCEKELVDAVGNLAPQQREDLTASAQQFLRQIAFRQIHKVLDMEPLPKVKAGGAGAGAGSAAWKFPRKRRRSNTDADHDTPNGEGKIVKTEEAKAEPADKQPAKK